One window of the Pedobacter ginsengisoli genome contains the following:
- the kynU gene encoding kynureninase, protein MNFENNLAFAQRLDQADPLSSFRHDFLFPQQNGKPFIYLCGNSLGLQPKVVRKVVDEQLSSWHNLAVEGWFQGDNPWMFYHKELKKLMGPLVGASAKEVCPMNTLTVNLHLLMVSFYKPLKGRFKIIMEAGAFPSDQYAVESQVRFHGYSPEEAIIEVAPRLGEHTLRTEDVQAQIAQYGDEVALVLFGGVNYFTGQWFDMEAITKAGHAVGAIVGFDLAHAAGNVPLELHDWDIDFACWCSYKYQNSGPGGISGIFVHEKHFKDTTLNRFAGWWGYNEEQRFKMEKGFLPEIGADGWQVSCTQVMPMALYLASLQVFEKAGFVEPLRVKSIFLTSYMFYIIDQINKKLNNEQFEIITPFNENERGAQVSIIAKQKGKEIFEGLVANNVLGDWREPNVIRLSPVPLYNSFEDVFRTGELLLQITKSIV, encoded by the coding sequence ATGAATTTTGAGAACAATTTAGCCTTTGCTCAACGCCTGGATCAGGCAGATCCGCTTAGTAGTTTTAGGCATGATTTCTTATTTCCGCAACAAAATGGAAAACCATTTATTTATCTGTGTGGTAATTCTTTAGGTTTACAACCTAAAGTAGTACGTAAAGTAGTTGATGAACAATTAAGTAGCTGGCATAACCTGGCTGTAGAGGGGTGGTTTCAAGGGGATAATCCGTGGATGTTCTATCACAAGGAGTTAAAAAAACTGATGGGTCCACTGGTTGGAGCAAGTGCTAAAGAAGTTTGCCCTATGAATACTTTGACTGTTAATTTGCATTTGCTGATGGTCAGTTTTTATAAGCCTCTTAAAGGTAGGTTTAAGATTATTATGGAGGCAGGTGCCTTTCCGTCAGACCAGTATGCAGTTGAGAGTCAGGTTCGTTTTCACGGCTACAGTCCGGAAGAAGCGATTATTGAGGTAGCACCAAGATTAGGTGAACATACGTTAAGAACGGAAGATGTTCAAGCTCAGATTGCACAATATGGCGATGAAGTAGCTTTAGTGTTGTTTGGAGGGGTAAATTATTTTACCGGTCAGTGGTTCGATATGGAAGCCATAACAAAAGCAGGACATGCCGTTGGAGCTATTGTGGGGTTTGATTTGGCTCATGCTGCAGGGAATGTTCCCTTGGAGCTACATGATTGGGATATAGATTTTGCTTGCTGGTGTTCTTATAAATATCAAAATTCAGGGCCAGGAGGAATAAGTGGTATTTTCGTTCACGAGAAGCATTTTAAAGATACTACACTGAACCGTTTTGCCGGTTGGTGGGGCTATAACGAAGAGCAAAGATTTAAAATGGAAAAGGGCTTTTTGCCAGAAATTGGCGCTGATGGATGGCAAGTAAGTTGCACTCAGGTGATGCCTATGGCGTTATACCTTGCATCATTGCAAGTGTTCGAAAAAGCAGGGTTTGTAGAGCCGTTAAGGGTTAAAAGTATATTTTTAACTTCTTATATGTTTTATATTATAGATCAGATAAATAAAAAATTAAATAATGAACAGTTTGAGATTATAACTCCTTTTAATGAAAACGAACGTGGTGCTCAGGTTTCTATTATTGCAAAGCAGAAAGGTAAGGAGATTTTTGAGGGATTGGTAGCAAATAATGTTCTTGGAGACTGGAGAGAACCAAATGTGATTAGGTTGAGTCCCGTTCCTTTGTATAATTCATTTGAAGATGTGTTTCGCACAGGCGAACTTTTATTACAGATTACCAAAAGTATTGTTTAA
- a CDS encoding bestrophin family protein: MINYNPKDWFTFIFHAHKSDTIRKLWPLMISVAIFSGIIAFLELNYLKLAETTYVKNIGMMHNLLGFVISMLLVFRTNTSYDRWWEGRRFLGALTNVSRNFAIKIKALKLNKEHLEFFEYGIPKYAFALKEHLREKQYFGKNSFLIEVDGGKHIPNQVAASISSRVFDLQAAGVISQEQLIILNADVQQFTDICGGCERIKNTPIPYSYSAFIKKFIFIYVITLPFGWVFSLGYFVVPIVPFILYVLASLELIAEEIENPFGSDANDLPVDEICNNIEKHVEQILR; this comes from the coding sequence ATGATAAATTATAATCCAAAAGACTGGTTCACTTTTATCTTTCATGCACACAAGTCTGATACAATCAGGAAATTGTGGCCATTAATGATTAGCGTAGCGATATTTTCAGGCATAATTGCATTTCTGGAGTTAAACTACCTGAAATTGGCTGAAACTACTTATGTTAAAAATATTGGAATGATGCACAATTTACTTGGTTTTGTAATTTCCATGTTGTTGGTGTTTAGAACAAATACTTCATACGATAGATGGTGGGAAGGTAGAAGGTTTTTAGGTGCTTTAACAAATGTAAGCCGTAATTTTGCAATAAAGATTAAAGCACTAAAATTAAATAAAGAGCATTTAGAGTTTTTTGAATATGGAATTCCAAAATATGCCTTTGCTTTAAAGGAACATTTGAGAGAGAAGCAATATTTTGGTAAAAACAGTTTTCTTATTGAAGTTGATGGAGGCAAGCACATTCCAAATCAGGTAGCCGCTAGTATTTCGTCAAGGGTTTTTGACTTGCAAGCAGCTGGGGTAATTAGCCAGGAACAGTTAATTATACTTAATGCAGATGTTCAGCAGTTTACTGATATATGTGGTGGTTGTGAGCGAATTAAGAATACACCTATTCCATATTCTTATAGTGCTTTTATTAAGAAATTCATTTTCATATATGTTATTACCTTGCCTTTTGGCTGGGTTTTTAGCTTAGGTTACTTTGTGGTTCCTATTGTGCCATTTATATTATACGTACTAGCTAGTTTGGAGTTAATTGCGGAAGAGATTGAAAACCCTTTTGGATCTGATGCTAATGATTTGCCGGTTGATGAGATTTGTAATAACATTGAAAAACACGTAGAGCAGATATTACGTTAA
- the miaA gene encoding tRNA (adenosine(37)-N6)-dimethylallyltransferase MiaA, with the protein MRQNPLLIILGPTASGKTKLAVKVADALNGEIISADSRQIFKGMDIGTGKDLDEYMLNGKAIPYHLIDIKKAGERYNVNEFKEDFFSIFQKISEKGAIPILCGGTGMYVHSILQNHEYTAIPVNNELRDSLKNFDKELLRRKLFDYPAELIKQADQSSHKRLIRAIEIAEYLMHNNLQSIERPEFNSLVIGLSSDIELRRHKIISRLELRFKEGMIDEVKKLIADGVTKEDLVFYGLEYKFIAAYLFDELSYPELKERLAIAICQFAKRQMTFFRKMEKDGVEINWFNIELNADELFDEVINTFKLKFGCQS; encoded by the coding sequence ATGCGCCAAAACCCTTTATTAATCATTTTAGGCCCAACTGCATCTGGTAAAACTAAACTTGCCGTAAAAGTGGCTGACGCACTGAATGGAGAAATAATTAGTGCCGATAGCAGGCAAATATTTAAGGGAATGGATATTGGTACCGGTAAAGATCTTGATGAGTATATGCTGAATGGAAAAGCTATTCCGTATCATTTAATTGATATTAAGAAAGCCGGTGAAAGGTATAATGTAAATGAATTTAAAGAAGATTTTTTCTCAATTTTTCAGAAAATATCTGAAAAGGGTGCAATACCAATTCTTTGTGGTGGCACTGGGATGTATGTTCATAGCATTCTTCAAAATCATGAGTACACCGCTATACCTGTAAACAATGAGTTAAGAGATTCTTTAAAAAACTTTGATAAAGAATTGTTACGCAGAAAATTGTTTGATTACCCAGCAGAATTGATAAAACAAGCAGATCAATCATCTCACAAAAGATTGATTAGAGCAATTGAGATTGCAGAATACCTTATGCATAACAATTTACAATCAATTGAAAGACCTGAGTTTAATTCGCTTGTTATAGGTTTAAGCTCTGATATTGAACTTCGAAGACATAAAATCATTAGTCGGCTTGAGCTTAGGTTTAAAGAAGGGATGATTGATGAAGTGAAAAAATTGATTGCCGATGGCGTTACCAAAGAGGATCTTGTATTTTATGGCTTGGAATATAAATTTATTGCAGCTTACTTATTCGATGAGCTTAGTTATCCTGAATTAAAAGAAAGGCTTGCTATAGCAATTTGTCAGTTTGCTAAGCGCCAAATGACATTTTTTAGAAAAATGGAGAAAGATGGAGTTGAAATAAACTGGTTTAATATAGAATTGAATGCTGATGAGTTATTTGATGAAGTTATAAATACCTTCAAACTGAAATTTGGCTGCCAAAGTTAA
- a CDS encoding S46 family peptidase, whose translation MNKKTLIITSLLTLGIIQSGYKPWEEGMFPLSEIHKLDLKKAGLKIDQNNIYNPKGTSLVDALVNVGGCTGSFVSNEGLIITNHHCAFSAVQLASTAEHDYLTNGFVAKSREQEIEAKGLTCRITDSYEDVSDRVLGAVAQIEDPASRLKMINDVMKNIVIDAEKKDPGIKAEVSEMFIGKTYVLFRYKTIQDVRLVYVPNRQIGEFGGETDNWVWPRHTGDFSFMRAYVAPDGSPAKFSKDNIPYTPKKFLKVNPKGTNEDDFVFILGYPGKTFRHRPSAFIEYQEKFLLPYVSNLYDFQNSTMETVGKKDKTTEIKLATRIKRNANVLKNYRGKLQGLKGIDLISKKKKEEEALIQFINNNVNTKAKYGNLMTEIDNLYKLINSDAQRDLWLTQIYNSTNLLTVAKNINAFKTALKAQPAAQKQEYFDQNIQKLKQTLSSTYESYDIDADKKIFKRMLEDASQFSPIQKVTAVNKVTSKGANSLDVIDQYTESIFEVTKLKEVNYVLNVLLQSPKSISAYNDGLLLFEDDIAKQIDELKPEKDRRDGLLNKLMGDYVNIKEKFLKKDFIPDANSTLRLTYGYVKGYSPADASYMRPYTTIKGIVEKGATANPDFAYPEQIKTLWNAKDFGPYAKKDLNDVPVSFLYNMDTTGGNSGSPIMNAYGELIGVNFDRAYGATINDYAWNDSYSRSIGVDIRYVLWVASKIDKADFLIKEMGVKF comes from the coding sequence ATGAATAAGAAAACCTTAATTATCACTTCACTTCTTACACTAGGAATAATCCAATCGGGTTACAAGCCTTGGGAAGAAGGAATGTTTCCTTTAAGCGAAATCCATAAACTTGATTTGAAAAAAGCAGGTTTAAAAATAGATCAAAATAACATATACAATCCAAAAGGAACCAGCCTGGTAGATGCACTTGTTAATGTTGGCGGATGCACCGGATCGTTTGTTTCAAATGAAGGCTTAATCATCACTAACCACCATTGTGCTTTTAGCGCAGTACAACTTGCCAGCACTGCAGAACATGACTATCTAACAAATGGGTTTGTAGCCAAATCACGTGAACAGGAAATTGAAGCAAAAGGACTAACATGCCGTATAACTGATAGTTATGAAGACGTTTCTGATCGTGTTTTGGGAGCTGTAGCGCAAATAGAAGACCCTGCTTCGCGATTAAAAATGATTAATGATGTAATGAAAAACATTGTTATAGATGCAGAAAAGAAAGACCCAGGTATTAAAGCCGAGGTATCGGAAATGTTTATAGGAAAAACATATGTATTGTTCCGTTACAAAACCATCCAGGACGTTAGACTTGTATATGTACCTAACAGGCAAATAGGTGAATTTGGTGGTGAAACAGATAACTGGGTATGGCCTCGTCACACCGGTGATTTTTCCTTTATGCGTGCTTATGTAGCACCAGATGGCTCTCCAGCTAAATTCTCTAAAGACAACATACCTTACACACCAAAGAAGTTTTTAAAAGTAAATCCTAAAGGAACCAACGAAGATGACTTCGTTTTCATTTTAGGTTATCCCGGCAAAACTTTTCGTCATCGTCCATCTGCATTTATAGAATATCAGGAAAAATTCCTGCTGCCATACGTATCTAACCTTTATGACTTCCAAAACTCAACAATGGAAACTGTTGGCAAAAAAGACAAAACTACTGAGATTAAGCTGGCTACCCGTATAAAAAGAAATGCCAACGTGTTAAAAAACTACAGAGGAAAACTACAAGGGCTAAAAGGGATAGATTTAATTTCAAAAAAGAAAAAGGAAGAGGAAGCCTTAATTCAGTTTATCAACAATAACGTTAATACCAAAGCAAAATACGGAAATCTGATGACCGAAATAGATAATCTTTATAAACTCATCAACTCAGATGCCCAACGAGATCTTTGGCTTACCCAGATTTATAACTCAACAAACCTTTTAACGGTTGCTAAAAACATAAACGCATTCAAAACTGCGCTTAAAGCTCAGCCGGCAGCTCAAAAACAAGAGTACTTCGATCAAAACATTCAAAAGCTTAAGCAAACATTATCAAGCACCTATGAATCGTACGATATAGATGCTGATAAAAAAATATTTAAAAGAATGCTTGAGGATGCCTCTCAGTTTAGTCCGATACAAAAGGTAACTGCCGTTAACAAAGTCACCAGTAAAGGAGCCAACAGTCTGGACGTTATTGATCAATATACTGAGAGTATTTTTGAAGTAACCAAGCTAAAAGAAGTTAATTATGTTTTAAATGTTTTACTACAGTCTCCAAAATCTATATCTGCCTATAACGATGGATTACTCCTGTTTGAAGATGATATTGCAAAACAGATTGATGAGCTAAAACCTGAAAAAGACCGTAGAGATGGGCTTTTAAACAAACTTATGGGCGATTATGTTAACATCAAAGAGAAGTTCTTAAAAAAAGATTTTATTCCTGATGCAAACAGCACCCTTAGATTAACCTATGGTTACGTAAAAGGATACTCACCGGCAGATGCCTCATACATGAGACCATATACCACAATAAAGGGAATAGTCGAAAAAGGCGCAACAGCAAACCCTGATTTCGCATATCCAGAGCAAATCAAAACACTTTGGAATGCAAAAGATTTCGGACCGTACGCAAAGAAAGATCTTAATGATGTACCCGTCTCCTTCCTTTACAACATGGATACAACCGGTGGAAATTCTGGCTCCCCTATAATGAATGCCTACGGTGAGTTAATAGGCGTAAACTTTGACCGCGCATACGGAGCAACAATAAACGACTATGCATGGAACGACAGTTACAGCAGGTCAATTGGCGTTGACATACGTTATGTATTGTGGGTAGCTTCAAAAATTGACAAAGCTGACTTTCTTATTAAAGAAATGGGTGTCAAATTTTAA
- a CDS encoding histone deacetylase has product MVKIAWHPLFAYPLPEGHRFPMLKYELIPEQLLHQGFISRRNLFAPDKLCEDVILLTHENEYWQQLKNLTLPAKEQRRIGFPLTEQLVEREIRIAQGTIDGAIYAKQFGIAFNVAGGTHHAGSNWGEGFCLLNDQAIAANYLLNNGFASRILIIDLDVHQGNGTAEIFNGEPRVFTFSMHGDKNFPFRKEQSDLDIALQDGTEDEMYLNKLNSCFPLLLKHNPDFVFYLSGVDVLKSDNLGKLGLSKSACLERDRMVLQFCKNNSLPVQVSMGGGYSPDIKDIVDAHCNTFKVGIDIFE; this is encoded by the coding sequence ATGGTTAAGATTGCATGGCATCCTTTATTTGCATATCCTTTACCAGAGGGGCATCGTTTTCCAATGCTTAAGTATGAGCTAATCCCCGAACAATTGCTGCATCAGGGGTTTATTAGCAGGAGGAACTTATTTGCTCCGGATAAATTATGTGAGGATGTAATTTTGCTGACTCATGAGAACGAGTATTGGCAGCAATTAAAAAATCTAACGCTTCCTGCAAAAGAACAAAGAAGGATTGGCTTTCCATTAACAGAACAATTGGTAGAGCGTGAGATTAGGATTGCACAGGGAACCATTGATGGAGCTATTTATGCAAAGCAGTTTGGGATAGCTTTTAATGTTGCAGGAGGAACGCATCATGCAGGAAGTAATTGGGGTGAAGGATTTTGTTTGTTAAACGATCAGGCTATAGCCGCCAATTACTTGCTGAATAATGGTTTTGCCAGCCGTATCTTAATTATAGATTTAGATGTTCATCAAGGAAATGGTACTGCAGAAATTTTTAATGGTGAGCCGCGAGTATTTACATTTTCCATGCATGGAGATAAGAACTTTCCTTTCAGAAAAGAGCAATCTGATTTGGATATAGCATTGCAGGATGGAACAGAAGATGAAATGTATTTAAATAAATTAAATTCATGTTTTCCTCTTCTTCTAAAGCATAATCCTGACTTTGTGTTTTACTTGTCAGGAGTTGATGTCCTTAAAAGTGATAACCTTGGGAAGCTGGGATTATCAAAATCGGCTTGTCTGGAAAGAGATAGAATGGTGTTACAATTTTGCAAGAATAACAGTTTGCCTGTTCAGGTAAGTATGGGCGGAGGATATTCGCCAGATATAAAAGATATAGTGGATGCGCATTGCAACACATTTAAAGTGGGTATAGATATTTTTGAATAA
- a CDS encoding GAF domain-containing protein, translated as MAEDLHIVTDISKEEQYLSLIPQIKALIVGEDDQIANLANIAAALKEQFRWFWVGFYLVKGDELVLGPFQGPVACTRIKKGKGVCGTSWQQAEILVVPDVDEFPGHIACASASRSEIVLPIFKGNEVIGVLDIDSEYLSHFDNVDAKYLKEIISFINV; from the coding sequence ATGGCAGAGGATTTACACATAGTAACCGACATTAGTAAAGAGGAGCAATACCTTTCTTTAATTCCCCAAATCAAAGCGCTGATAGTTGGCGAAGATGATCAGATTGCTAATCTGGCTAATATCGCGGCAGCTTTAAAAGAACAGTTTAGGTGGTTTTGGGTTGGTTTTTATCTGGTGAAAGGTGATGAATTGGTGCTTGGGCCTTTTCAAGGGCCTGTGGCCTGTACCAGGATCAAAAAAGGTAAAGGCGTTTGTGGTACTTCATGGCAGCAAGCCGAGATTTTGGTGGTACCTGATGTTGATGAATTTCCTGGCCATATTGCATGTGCCTCAGCTTCAAGATCAGAAATTGTTTTACCTATTTTTAAAGGTAATGAAGTTATAGGTGTATTAGATATTGATAGTGAATATCTTTCTCATTTTGATAATGTTGATGCTAAATATCTAAAGGAAATAATTAGTTTTATAAATGTCTAA
- a CDS encoding DNA-3-methyladenine glycosylase gives MSKLPYSFYQSHDVNDLAIQLLGKLLFTKLNGELTGGIIVETEAYKGVEDKASHAYGGRFTNRTQVIYEEGGLSYVYLCYGIHHLFNVVTAPKGTPHAVLIRGIEPVHGIDIMLRRRNMVLLKPNITAGPGALSKAMGIDKSLNAKDLLGDEIWIEDKGGVFPDDQIVSSARVGVDYAGDHALFPWRYYIRGNKFVSKPNK, from the coding sequence ATGTCTAAGTTGCCTTACTCTTTTTATCAAAGCCATGATGTAAACGATCTTGCTATTCAGTTACTTGGTAAATTGTTATTTACTAAGCTTAATGGTGAATTGACCGGGGGAATCATTGTTGAAACAGAAGCTTATAAAGGAGTGGAAGATAAGGCTTCTCATGCATATGGAGGACGCTTTACAAATCGTACTCAGGTTATATACGAAGAGGGTGGTTTGTCCTATGTTTACCTGTGCTATGGTATTCATCATCTTTTTAATGTTGTTACAGCTCCAAAAGGAACTCCTCACGCTGTTTTAATTAGGGGTATTGAACCAGTACACGGAATAGATATAATGCTACGCAGGAGGAATATGGTGCTATTAAAGCCAAATATTACTGCAGGTCCTGGAGCGCTATCAAAAGCAATGGGGATAGATAAAAGCTTAAATGCAAAAGATCTGTTAGGTGATGAGATATGGATTGAAGATAAGGGAGGTGTTTTTCCAGATGACCAGATTGTTTCGTCAGCGAGAGTTGGTGTTGATTATGCCGGAGATCATGCTTTGTTTCCATGGAGATACTACATTCGGGGAAATAAATTTGTAAGCAAGCCAAACAAATAA
- the topB gene encoding DNA topoisomerase III translates to MKIVIAEKPSVARELAKVFGATAKKDGYIEGKGYSFTWAFGHLLQLAPPQEYGFIGWRRQHLPMLPKKFKLGIRKIKTKDGLVEDPGVRKQLDIIKKLFDEATEIIVATDAGREGELIFRYIYYFLKCKKPFKRLWISSQTDEAIKEGFRNLKPGTDYDTLFNSAHCRSESDWLVGMNATQALSISAGARSVLSLGRVQTPTLAMICSRFLEIKNFVPQLYYQLAIQLDKDGQLFKAISVNNFDKKEEAEELFAKIKDTTSGFSNGGKILTVEAKPRKEPPPLLHDLSSLQQEANKRKGFTADQTLNLLQGLYESKLVTYPRTGSRYIGDDVYANVPNLIDKLKVHKDFGKQAEFLLTVPLNKRSVNAKKVTDHHAILPTGESPYQLSGDKQAIYDMVVGRMLEAFHQECVKEITKITIESGSVFMANGTVIRSAGWRSVFNESDDDKKDEENPSLPKVKVGEELPVVNKALLEKQTKPKPLYNEASLLKALETSGKDIEDEELRYAMKDSGLGTPATRAAIIETLINRDYIVREKRNLVPTTKGLAVYDVVKDQKIAQAELTGQWEKRLEEIRSGASVADFKAEITDYTRTITNELLQSGTGLAEKFAKEEKPVEKVS, encoded by the coding sequence ATGAAGATTGTTATTGCAGAAAAGCCTTCAGTGGCGCGTGAGTTGGCTAAAGTCTTCGGTGCTACAGCAAAAAAAGATGGTTATATAGAGGGTAAGGGATATTCTTTTACATGGGCATTTGGACATTTGCTTCAATTGGCTCCACCACAAGAGTATGGATTTATAGGATGGAGAAGGCAACACTTACCGATGCTGCCTAAAAAATTTAAGTTAGGGATTAGGAAAATAAAAACTAAGGATGGCTTAGTTGAAGATCCTGGTGTTAGAAAACAGCTCGATATCATTAAAAAATTGTTTGATGAGGCTACTGAGATAATTGTAGCAACGGATGCTGGGCGGGAAGGTGAACTTATTTTCCGCTACATTTACTATTTTTTGAAATGCAAAAAACCTTTTAAAAGGCTATGGATTTCGTCGCAAACTGATGAGGCAATAAAGGAAGGCTTTAGAAATCTGAAACCAGGAACAGATTATGATACGCTTTTTAATTCGGCACATTGTAGATCTGAATCGGACTGGTTGGTGGGGATGAATGCAACACAGGCGCTTAGTATATCGGCTGGTGCGCGATCGGTCCTTTCATTAGGACGGGTTCAAACACCTACTTTGGCAATGATTTGTTCGCGTTTTCTGGAAATTAAGAACTTTGTGCCTCAATTATATTATCAGCTTGCAATACAGTTAGATAAGGATGGTCAACTGTTTAAAGCAATATCTGTAAATAACTTTGACAAAAAAGAAGAAGCAGAAGAATTGTTTGCAAAAATTAAAGATACTACATCTGGTTTTTCAAATGGTGGTAAAATTTTAACCGTTGAAGCAAAACCAAGAAAGGAACCACCACCTTTATTGCATGATTTGAGTAGCTTGCAACAAGAAGCTAATAAACGTAAGGGATTTACTGCCGACCAGACTTTAAATTTGTTACAAGGCTTATATGAAAGTAAATTGGTTACTTATCCGCGTACAGGTAGCAGATACATTGGCGATGATGTGTACGCGAATGTTCCAAACCTAATAGATAAGTTGAAGGTACATAAGGATTTTGGAAAGCAGGCTGAATTTCTGCTAACAGTGCCATTAAATAAGAGAAGCGTAAATGCCAAGAAGGTAACCGATCACCATGCAATTTTACCTACAGGCGAGTCTCCTTATCAGTTAAGCGGTGATAAGCAAGCAATTTATGACATGGTAGTGGGAAGGATGCTTGAAGCTTTTCATCAGGAATGTGTAAAGGAAATCACAAAGATAACAATTGAATCAGGCTCAGTTTTTATGGCAAATGGAACGGTAATTCGTTCTGCAGGATGGAGATCTGTATTTAATGAATCAGATGATGATAAGAAGGATGAAGAAAATCCATCTTTACCGAAGGTAAAGGTAGGCGAGGAGCTTCCGGTTGTAAATAAAGCTTTGTTAGAAAAACAAACTAAGCCTAAACCTTTGTATAACGAGGCATCTTTATTAAAGGCACTTGAAACCTCTGGAAAAGATATAGAAGATGAAGAGTTGAGGTATGCAATGAAAGACAGTGGATTAGGTACACCTGCTACCAGGGCAGCAATTATTGAAACTTTGATTAACAGAGATTACATTGTAAGGGAAAAAAGGAATTTAGTGCCTACTACTAAAGGTTTGGCGGTTTATGACGTGGTAAAGGATCAGAAAATTGCGCAGGCAGAGCTTACTGGACAATGGGAAAAAAGGCTGGAAGAAATTCGCTCAGGAGCCTCTGTTGCCGATTTTAAAGCTGAGATTACTGACTATACCAGAACCATTACTAATGAGTTATTACAATCGGGAACGGGATTGGCAGAGAAGTTTGCAAAGGAGGAGAAACCTGTTGAGAAAGTAAGTTAA
- a CDS encoding MBL fold metallo-hydrolase, whose amino-acid sequence MYSLLIFAVAFTLLTVWVLSFPIFGRVPEGNRLERIKKLPNYKDGALENLSPTPMKPDNVSYWDMIRGMLKGNDKGSPKGSVPTVKPNFEQDDSNVKVIWFGHSSYLVQTDGQNILVDPVLSERPSPISFIGTKRFQGTDFIKAEDFPELDVVLITHDHYDHLDYEAILKLKDKTKRFIVSLGVGSHLEHWGVPANKITELSWGEETTQNTLKFIALPARHFTGRLFKRNQTAWSAFILQTSKNKLYLGGDSGYDTHFKNAGEQYGPFDIAILECGQYNAYWPLIHMFPEQTVQAAIDLKAQVLLPVHWGKFKLAMHDWNEPIIRVVNKADEENLKTTTPLMGESVILDKYYPATKWWLADNL is encoded by the coding sequence ATGTATTCTTTATTAATTTTTGCTGTAGCATTTACACTCCTAACAGTTTGGGTGCTTAGCTTTCCTATTTTTGGACGTGTGCCTGAAGGCAATCGTTTAGAACGCATAAAAAAGTTGCCAAATTATAAAGATGGAGCACTTGAGAACTTATCGCCGACACCCATGAAGCCAGATAATGTAAGTTATTGGGATATGATAAGGGGAATGTTGAAAGGAAATGATAAGGGTAGTCCGAAAGGTTCTGTACCTACTGTTAAGCCTAATTTTGAACAGGATGATTCCAATGTTAAGGTTATTTGGTTTGGCCACTCTTCTTATCTTGTACAAACAGATGGACAGAACATACTTGTTGATCCGGTTTTAAGTGAAAGACCTTCTCCAATTTCTTTTATTGGTACTAAAAGATTCCAGGGAACGGATTTTATAAAGGCAGAGGATTTTCCAGAACTAGATGTTGTACTGATCACACACGATCATTATGATCATCTGGATTATGAAGCTATTTTAAAGTTAAAGGATAAAACAAAGAGATTTATCGTTTCGTTAGGTGTAGGCTCACATTTGGAGCATTGGGGAGTACCTGCAAATAAAATTACTGAACTGTCGTGGGGAGAGGAAACAACTCAAAATACGCTCAAGTTTATTGCACTTCCTGCTCGTCATTTTACCGGAAGGTTGTTTAAAAGAAACCAGACAGCATGGTCTGCCTTTATTTTACAAACATCAAAAAATAAATTGTATTTAGGTGGTGACTCAGGATATGATACACATTTTAAAAATGCAGGTGAACAATATGGACCCTTTGATATTGCAATATTAGAGTGTGGGCAGTACAATGCTTATTGGCCTTTAATCCATATGTTTCCTGAACAAACAGTACAGGCCGCCATTGATTTGAAAGCTCAGGTTCTATTACCTGTCCATTGGGGAAAATTCAAATTAGCTATGCACGATTGGAATGAGCCGATAATAAGAGTCGTAAATAAGGCTGATGAAGAAAACTTGAAAACTACCACGCCATTAATGGGGGAATCTGTGATTTTGGATAAGTACTACCCTGCAACAAAATGGTGGCTGGCCGATAACTTATAA